One segment of Purpureocillium takamizusanense chromosome 7, complete sequence DNA contains the following:
- the YAK1 gene encoding Dual-specificity kinase (COG:T~EggNog:ENOG503NTYA), translated as MDPAWQQSYPDAAAASRRHNGGSQMPRDYAGQPAPPAGAGYGYDHGQYHGGAPAHAAPHGTMHHVANPGVSSPMAPGPAIRDGNGDVAMHDAHDAHAGIKYPMRPHHQTHMSGSRPPNLHSPQEQPPSAAAQRYSPMDTLSPSSPYAPKSSQFGNPPSQTQSPGDYPHSPYFPGRQGGQPLPSITAFASSHDGYPSSAVAHLDGSFANDKSSPRRQNPPAPKPVPEFRKVRAATDLHPKGSRQPPFRRANPEGGFISPLQALTVHLPATYRICNPSFKYETSRNPRRVLTKPSKGVKNDGYDNEDSDYILYVNDILGSEEAGHKNRYLILDVLGQGTFGQVVKCQNLKTQEVVAVKVIKNRTAYFNQSMMEVSVLDLLNTKLDKNDDHHLLRLKDTFIHRQHLCLVFELLSVNLYELIKQNQFRGLSTTLVRVFAQQLLNGLALLNKARLIHCDLKPENILLKNLESPIIKIIDFGSACDERQTVYTYIQSRFYRSPEVLLGLPYSSAIDMWSLGCIVVELFLGLPLFPGSSEYNQVSRIVEMLGNPQNWMMEMGKQAGEFFEKRQDEFGRRTYQLKSMEQYAREHNTKEQPSKKYFQASTLPEIIKSYPMPRKNMKQSEIDREMNNRIAFIDFVRGLLTINPLERWSPQQAKLHPFITQQKFTGPFVPPMNLKSSSLNRSPAPGTQQQQQAEALSKQRAQAALAQAQSAAQGAYASMAASQYPPSAHPQPPMYGANPVYNPAASHAGMAPPYGPQAGQYGQMVMQPPQQIPAQYGTVSQPNVYQQGGMRANRQRASTMEQQQSGIPAAIQRVASHLDPSQPIRLQPSPAYYPPPGEGMPGMDTTPGRAGRRGSRVQQGGRGNRDFIRNLEERTLEEGFMGNQNPWH; from the exons ATGGATCCAGCCTGGCAGCAGTCATATCCCGAcgcggctgcggcctcgCGACGACACAACGGCGGTTCTCAGATGCCGCGAGACTATGCCGGtcagcccgcgccgccagccggcgccggctaCGGCTACGATCACGGCCAGTATCACGGCggtgcgcccgcccacgccgcccccCACGGCACCATGCATCACGTTGCCAACCCTGGTGTTTCGTCTCCTATGGCGCCCGGTCCTGCCATtcgcgacggcaacggcgacgttGCCATGCATGATGCTCATGATGCCCATGCGGGCATCAAGTATCCTATGCGGCCGCATCATCAGACTCATATGTCGGGCAGTCGACCCCCGAACCTCCATTCGCCGCAGGAACAACCGCCGTCAGCTGCAGCCCAGAGGTACTCCCCCATGGACACCCTCTCGCCAAGCTCCCCATACGCTCCCAAGTCCAGCCAGTTTGGGAACCCTCCGTCACAGACACAGTCGCCAGGCGATTATCCTCATAGCCCTTACTTCCCAGGAAGGCAAGGGGGGCAACCGTTGCCCTCCATCACGGCGTTCGCCTCGTCGCATGATGGCTACCCTTCATCGGCCGTTGCTCACCTTGATGGTAGCTTCGCCAACGACAAGTCGTCCCCGCGACGCCAAAACCCCCCCGCTCCTAAGCCAGTGCCTGAGTTCAGGAAAGTAAGGGCTGCAACCGATTTGCATCCGAAAGGCAGCCGTCAGCCACCTTTTAGACGCGCGAATCCCGAAGGTGGATTCATCAGC CCCCTGCAAGCGCTCACTGTCCATCTCCCTGCTACGTACCGCATTTGCAATCCAAGCTTCAAGTACGAGACGTCCCGAAACCCGCGCCGGGTGTTGACAAAGCCCAGCAAAGGTGTGAAGAACGATGGCTACGACAACGAAGACAGCGATTATATCCTTTATGTGAATGATATTCTGGGCTCCGAGGAGGCAGGCCACAA GAACCGCTATCTCATTTTGGATGTACTCGGGCAAGGCACGTTTGGACAGGTCGTGAAGTGTCAAAACCTCAAGACCCAGGAAGTCGTTGCGGTAAAGGTCATCAAAAACCGCACTGCCTACTTTAATCAAAGCATGATGGAGGTTTCGGTGCTCGACTTG CTCAATACGAAGCTCGACAAGAATGACGACCATCATCTCTTGCGCCTCAAGGACACCTTCATTCATCGACAGCATCTTTGTCTCGTATTCGAACTGCTCAGCGTCAACCTCTACGAGCTCATCAAGCAGAACCAGTTCCGCGGCCTAAGCACGACACTGGTTCGAGTATTCGCCCAGCAGCTACTCAATGGCTTGGCCCTCCTGAATAAGGCGCGGCTGATTCACTGTGACCTGAAGCCTGAGAACATCCTGTTGAAGAACCTGGAAAGTCCCATCATCAAAATCATCGATTTTGGGTCAGCATGTGACGAGCGGCAGACTGTATACACGTACATCCAGTCACGATTCTACCGGTCGCCTGAAGTTCTACTTGGCCTTCCTTACTCGTCGGCTATTGACATGTGGTCCTTGggctgcatcgtcgtcgagttgTTCCTCGGCCTTCCGCTCTTCCCCGGATCGTCCGAGTACAATCAGGTGTCTCGCATCGTGGAGATGCTGGGCAACCCACAGAACTGGATGATGGAGATGGGAAAACAAGCCGGCGAGTTCTTCGAGAAGCGACAGGATGAATTTGGAAGACGCACGTACCAGTTGAAGAGTATGGAACAGTACGCCAGGGAGCACAATACTAAGGAGCAGCCCAGCAAAAAGTACTTTCAAGCAAGTACGCTACCGGAGATCATCAAGTCTTACCCCATGCCTCGCAAGAACATGAAGCAGAGCGAGATTGACCGCG AAATGAACAACCGAATTGCTTTCATTGACTTTGTTCGCGGCTTGCTCACAATAAATCCCTTGGAGAGATGGTCGCCCCAGCAGGCGAAGCTGCATCCCTTTATTACCCAGCAAAAGTTCACAGGACCGTTCGTTCCACCCATGAACCTGAAATCAAGCTCTCTCAACCGATCTCCCGCACCGGGaacgcaacagcagcaacaggcTGAGGCCCTCAGCAAGCAGCGAGCACAAGCCGCGCTGGCCCAGGCGCAATCGGCGGCCCAAGGGGCTTACGCTTCTATGGCGGCCTCGCAGTACCCACCCTCGGCTCACCCTCAGCCGCCCATGTACGGTGCCAATCCTGTTTACAACCCAGCCGCGAGCCACGCCGGCATGGCCCCTCCCTATGGACCGCAGGCTGGCCAATACGGGCAAATGGTCATGCAACCCCCCCAGCAGATCCCTGCGCAATACGGGACCGTGTCGCAACCGAACGTGTACCAACAGGGAGGCATGAGGGCCAACAGACAGAGGGCATCCACAATGGAACAGCAGCAAAGCGGTATTCCGGCTGCCATCCAACGGGTCGCTAGCCACCTTGACCCAAGTCAGCCGATTCGGCTACAGCCTAGCCCGGCGTACTATCCGCCCCCTGGCGAAGGAATGCCTGGCATGGACACAACGCCCGGTAGGGCTGGCCGGAGAGGAAGCAGAGTCCAGCAAGGCGGTCGGGGGAATCGAGACTT
- a CDS encoding uncharacterized protein (EggNog:ENOG503P87P): MAAPLPRAKDPLDALQLLVNDVLVQTGKALRASRRDSQGNVGLAHPSAQAKLPDTIKAFHAALDDLENDIIRAKSVLLRDLDELKAQKTRNNGLAEPRPIESQSKPPMAIDLDSSPPSAPNDQSVKAPVADMGMSLGEGLDPDSATKEGATPAAQISPAAINQEQVNQESDTGSGVPPGESALMDSHVNGADMMGSNSGLNFTNMEFTLAPNNDSQEQNGGDISNMNAAGPTFDLTSFARTDGADGNNMASLDNMVPADLGGQSGASMHEGKGSDAKLSTEAPDAAYADIFAGDGQTDGMDFDFSIDGGMGGDTFDDMMNDRDNTYDPMEHGDFDTNFFGLSKTDDV; this comes from the exons ATGGCCGCACCTCTGCCGAGGGCCAAAGATCCCCTCGAtgccctccagctcctcgtcaacgACGTG ctcgtaCAAACCGGCAAGGCTCTACGTGCATCGCGCCGGGACAGCCAAGGCAATGTCGGCCTGGCTCACCCGTCGGCCCAGGCAAAGCTTCCCGACACTATAAAGGCCTTTCACGCGGCGCTAGATGATCTCGAAAACGACATT ATTCGAGCAAAGAGCGTCCTCCTGCGCGATCTCGACGAACTCAAGGCGCAAAAGACCCGCAACAATGGCCTTGCCGAGCCGCGGCCTATCGAATCACAGTCCAAGCCTCCCATGGCCATCGACCTAGACTCGTCGCCACCGTCCGCGCCCAACGACCAGTCCGTCAAAGCCCCAGTCGCAGACATGGGCATgagcctcggcgagggcctcgatcCAGACAGTGCTACCAAAGAAGGGGCAACACCGGCTGCGCAAATCTCGCCTGCTGCCATCAATCAGGAGCAGGTCAATCAAGAAAGCGACACCGGCTCAGGCGTGCCGCCGGGAGAGTCAGCGTTGATGGACAGCCATGTGAACGGCGCAGACATGATGGGCTCCAATTCAGGATTGAATTTCACAAACATGGAATTCACTCTGGCACCGAACAACGACTCGCAGGAACAGAATGGCGGAGATATCTCCAACATGAACGCTGCGGGGCCTACGTTTGATCTTACCTCCTTCGCTCGCACTGACGGGGCTGATGGCAATAACATGGCGTCGCTGGACAACATGGTACCTgccgacctcggcggccaaTCTGGAGCATCCATGCACGAGGGCAAAGGAAGCGATGCAAAACTCAGCACTGAAGCGCCGGATGCAGCATACGCAGACATCTTTGCCGGCGATGGACAGACTGACGGCATGGACTTCGACTTCAGCATCGACGGTGGCATGGGTGGCGACACATTTGATGACATGATGAACGACCGGGACAATACCTATGATCCCATGGAGCACGGTGACTTTGACACGAATTTCTTTGGCCTCAGCAAGACCGACGACGTATGA
- the PUB1 gene encoding E3 ubiquitin-protein ligase pub1 (COG:A~EggNog:ENOG503NV1Z), with protein sequence MAMTDTSAAPNPAQMPPQPQPGTGATQAFDGVQNGQSNTSHMPPPPLHIPQNTNPIPTAITSPMSGGDQSGLMSPGGSAGFRRAAPEPNKRALYVGGLDQRVTEDVLRQIFETTGHVQNVKIIPDKNAKGYNYGFVEYDDPGAAERAMQTLNGRRVHQSEIRVNWAYQSNTTSKEDTSSHFHIFVGDLSNEVNDEVLLQAFSAFGSVSEARVMWDMKTGRTRGYGFVAFRDRPDAEKALSSMDGEWLGSRAIRCNWANQKGQPSMAQQQAMQAMGMTPTTPYGHHQFPAHGVASYDVVLGQTPNWQTTCYVGNLTPYTTPNDVVPLFQNFGFVVESRFQADRGFAFIKMDSHENAAMAICQMNGYNVNGRPLKCSWGKDKTPSAQQQNFDPSQQYSPQNAQTPSGYPGTPTYYPQYGAQFGSQHGNFGGPQTGSPAGYGGSPLGYGGPQSAGGFGRGQQGPNAQWNQPQPGQAFNNGFGGYQS encoded by the exons ATGGCCATGACCGACACAAGTGCCGCGCCCAACCCGGCGCAGATGCCCCCCCAGCCGCAACCTGGTACCGGAGCTACCCAAGCTTTCGACGGTGTGCAGAACGGACAATCCAACACATCCCACATGcccccgcctccgctgcACATTCCTCAGAACACCAACCCCATCCCGACTGCCATTACTTCTCCCATGTCCGGCGGAGATCAGTCCGGACTCATGTCTCCCgggggctcggcgggctTTAGGCGCGCTGCGCCAGAGCCAAATAAGCGAGCCCTCTACGTTGGAGGACTCGACCAACGTGTCACCGAGGATGTCCTGCGGCAGATATTCGAGACCACCGGCCACGTACAGAATGTCAAGATTATTCCCGACAAGAAT GCTAAGGGCTACAACTACGGTTTCGTGGAGTATGACGACCCTGGAGCTGCCGAGCGGGCCATGCAGACCCTCAATGGACGGAGAGTACACCAGTCG GAAATCCGAGTCAATTGGGCTTATCAGTCGAACACGACAAGCAAGGAGGACACATCTAGTCACTTTCACATCTTTGTCGGAGACCTGTCCAACGAGGTCAATGACGAAGTACTCCTACAGGCCTTTTCGGCTTTCGGCTCAGTCTCCGAGGCTCGCGTCATGTGGGACATGAAGACTGGTCGTACTCGAGGCTATGGTTTCGTCGCGTTTCGCGATCGGCCTGACGCTGAAAAGGCTTTGAGCTCCATGGATGGCGAGTGGCTAGGGTCTCGAGCCATTCGTTGCAACTGGGCGAACCAGAAGGGCCAGCCGTCCATggctcagcagcaggcgATGCAGGCCATGGGCATGACTCCCACCACCCCGTACGGCCATCATCAGTTCCCTGCGCACGGCGTTGCCAGCTACGATGTTGTTCTCGGCCAGACTCCTAATTGGCAGACCACCTGCTATGTTGGCAACCTGACGCCGTACACAACGCCCAACGACGTGGTGCCTCTGTTTCAAAATTTCGGCTTCGTTGTCGAGTCTCGCTTCCAAGCTGACAGGGGGTTTGCCTTTATCAAGATGGACAGCCACGAGAatgcggccatggccatttGCCAGATGAATGGATACAACGTCAATGGCAGGCCGCTCAAGTGCAGT TGGGGCAAGGACAAGACCCCGAGTGCTCAACAGCAGAACTTCGATCCCTCCCAGCAGTACAGCCCTCAGAACGCGCAGACCCCCAGCGGTTACCCGGGCACTCCTACTTACTACCCACAATATGGTG CCCAGTTCGGCAGCCAGCACGGCAACTTCGGAGGCCCTCAAACTGGGTCCCCGGCTGGCTATGGTGGTTCCCCGCTAGGGTACGGCGGGCCTCAGAGCGCCGGAGGCTTTGGACGAGGGCAGCAGGGTCCTAATGCCCAGTGGAACCAACCCCAGCCTGGGCAGGCCTTCAACAACGGATTTGGCGGCTATCAGTCGTAA
- a CDS encoding Cellulase (SECRETED:SignalP(1-25~SECRETED:cutsite=ATA-DK~SECRETED:prob=0.4447)~CAZy:GH5~EggNog:ENOG503NXFK~COG:G): MKASCLAALACCSSALLALASSATADKPKVPLSASSRWIVDSTGQRVKLRCINWAGHLEANVPEGLHRQSVEHVADWIAAQGFNCVRLTYSIDMARNPSVRVEDSFRAAAAASGADETALMKLYAAASERNPFLATATVLDVFDRVQAALWDRGIMTVLDNHVSRAGWCCDLGDGNGWWKDAKFYMQETSRYFDTAQWHEGLTAMATWSRSRPGVVGLSLRNELRASVLQIPFAPKTWLDYMPAAARLVHAAAPDALVITGGINGGTDLSPLRTAGLMDTDGWASKRVWEAHAYSFTVTTPSLGICSLLKAEYGGLFGFVLEQDKGTRTGPLFLSEFGVGMTGGPHDGLSDDDYKYLTCLVEYMENNDADWALWAIQGSYYVRDGTVDMNETWGALDYTWKDWRNPTIKSMLGKMLDVTQGP, translated from the coding sequence ATGAAGGCCTcgtgcctcgccgccttggcctgctgcagcagcgccctgCTCGCACTCGCTTCGAGCGCCACCGCAGATAAACCAAAGGTTCcgctctcggcgtcgagccgcTGGATCGTCGACTCGACGGGCCAACGCGTCAAGCTGCGCTGCATCAACTGGGCCGGCCATCTCGAGGCCAACGTCCCTGAGGGTTTGCACCGCCAGTCGGTCGAGCATGTCGCCGACTGGATTGCCGCTCAGGGCTTCAACTGCGTGCGCCTGACATACTCCATCGACATGGCGCGCAATCCATCCGTCCGCGTCGAGGACTCGTTtcgcgcggccgctgcggcgtcaGGCGCCGATGAGACCGCCCTGATGAAGCTCTATGCGGCGGCAAGCGAGCGCAACCCCTTcctggccacggccacggtcCTTGACGTCTTCGACCGCGTGCAGGCCGCCCTGTGGGATCGCGGTATCATGACCGTCCTTGATAACCACGTCAGCAGGGCGGGCTGGTGTTGCGACCTGGGCGATGGGAACGGCTGGTGGAAGGACGCCAAGTTCTATATGCAAGAGACGAGTCGCTACTTTGACACGGCGCAGTGGCATGAGGGCCTCACTGCCATGGCCACTTGGTCGCGCTCCCgcccgggcgtcgtcggcctctcTCTGCGCAACGAGCTGCGCGCCAGCGTCCTACAGATCCCCTTTGCGCCCAAGACGTGGCTCGACTAcatgccggccgccgcgcggctcgtccacgccgcggccccggACGCGCTCGTCATCACCGGCGGGATCAATGGCGGCACCGACCTATCCCCGCTGAGAACCGCTGGCCTCATGGACACGGACGGCTGGGCTTCCAAGCGCGTCTGGGAGGCGCACGCCTACAGCTTCACCGTCACGACGCCCAGCCTTGGCATCTGCTCGCTCCTCAAGGCCGAGTATGGGGGCCTGTTCGgcttcgtcctcgagcaggacAAGGGGACTCGCACAGGTCCGCTCTTCCTGTCCGAGTTTGGCGTCGGCATGACAGGTGGGCCGCATGACGGgctcagcgacgacgactacaagTACCTGACCTGCCTCGTGGAGTACATGGAGAACAACGATGCGGACTGGGCGCTCTGGGCCATCCAGGGATCCTACTACGTCCGTGATGGCACTGTCGACATGAATGAGACGTGGGGGGCCCTCGACTACACCTGGAAGGACTGGCGAAATCCTACTATCAAGTCCATGCTGGGCAAGATGCTAGACGTGACGCAAGGTCCTTAA